One genomic segment of Motacilla alba alba isolate MOTALB_02 chromosome 1A, Motacilla_alba_V1.0_pri, whole genome shotgun sequence includes these proteins:
- the EFCAB10 gene encoding EF-hand calcium-binding domain-containing protein 10: MAAGEEQSREYLRRHRLPELLQRLGALLLFHRPERPREFLIQVLERVKAGRRAEGEYPFLMDEANVDAMFSLLDVLGQGSIRPAQYREALKTLGLSTEDLELEDDVEITLDEFKEGVKKKMLESWSVY, from the exons ATGGCGGCGGGCGAGGAGCAGAGCCGCGAGTACCTGCGGCGGCACCGGCTGCCCGAGCTGCTGCAGCGCCTCGGAGCGCTGCTGCTCTTCCACCGCCCCG AGCGGCCACGCGAGTTCCTGATCCAGGTGCTGGAGCGGGTAAAGGCCGGGAGGCGAGCCGAGGGCGAGTACCCGTTCCTGATGGACGAGGCCAACGTGGACGCCATGTTCAGCCTGCTGGATGTCCTCGGCCAGGGCTCCATCAGGCCGGCGCAGTACAGGGAAG CCCTTAAAACTTTGGGACTGAGCACTGAGGATTTGGAGCTAGAAGATGATGTGGAGATCACACTGGATGAATTCAAGGAAGGAGT gaagaaaaagatgctGGAGAGCTGGTCTGTGTATTAG